The following DNA comes from Epinephelus moara isolate mb chromosome 2, YSFRI_EMoa_1.0, whole genome shotgun sequence.
AACACAACTGAATAGTATTCTAATTCAATAAGATATACAGTTAAGTTATTCAGAATAGGCTATGGCCGaaaactgtttgttgtttggACACCTTCATCTTGCCCCTCCTTGTAGGTCTGCAGAGATAAATCATCACAActcttattaattaattattattattattttttatttatttattatttttttttcataaaggCTGCTCCAAAATGTATAAATACTGTTGCAAACGTCTTCTCATATTTAGTTACATGTGATGCCACCCAGTGGTTTAACTCTCTTAGACAATATGTTGTCCATGCAGAGGTGGCCAGAGAAGTGTTGGGCACTCTTACGGCTGTTGCTGGTGGTGTCTGTCTCTCAGGCTGAGGAGCTGGTGTGCAGACGGAGAGGGGATCCTGAGAACCCCCAGCTATCTACAGATGGAGACATTATGTTGGGGGGAATCTTCCCTTTTCACAGCAGCTGGAAAACCAGAGAGGACACCTACATGCACAAACCACTGCCACTGCAATGCACCAGGTAAATTATACTGTagaaatttattttgaatttaaatatatatgtgGAAGTTGGTAAAGATACAAAACAGgtactaataataatagtaataacaatgctaataatactaatactgaTAGtcctactactgctactgctactgctactaccactactactactataataataatatattaaaggATATCTAATTGAtcattaaaataagaaacatttcCTCTTGTTTgtattaataaaaacaatggtTGTGATTTCTCGTGTTACTGTTTCTTTTCCAAGAATAAATGGTTTGCAATTCCAATATTTATATCTCTCAACATCTAGTTTGAATTTCAGAGGTTTCCAGTATGCCCAGGCTATGCGCTTTGCAATAGAGGAGATTAATAACAGAACAGACCTGCTGCCTGGCATCTCTCTGGGCTATAAGATCTATGATGCCTGTCGCTCCATGGTCAGAGCTGTGAGAGTTACACTGGCTTTGACTAATGGTAATGAGGTGTTATCTGCACCCTGGAAAGCACCTTGTGCCAGACCAGCCCAAGTGCAGGCCATTATTGGagaggcctcttcctctccttccatGGCTATAGCCACTGTAATCGGACCCTTTCATATGCCAATGGTGAGTAAGAtttgtcaaaatgaatgaatgatattaACTTTAGTCATTTTAACAACAATGAATTGATATTCAAATATTGTTGACTAATTATTAATAATGCTAATATTTATGTTCATTAAACCGTTTATTATTACACACATTATGATTTTTTATACATCATATTCAGTATTTCTTCAGAATctatatatttaacatttaagaaAAAGTATTGTATTGATTGACCAGATATTTGTAACACTTTGTTAATGCTTATTGATTGATTTGTAAACTGTTTATACCCATCATTTGGATGTTTATTATACAGTtgcaactgatgattttaaTACTTTGTTAAAGCATTATTAAATACTGTGTAGGGCATCTACAAAAAGTGCAACATTATACTGGACAACCATATAATGTTTATAGATGATGCCCTCCGGGAAGGGGAACAGGAGCATAAAGAGCAGGACAAGCAGACTGATGAACAGTTTCTTTCCATGGGCTGTCAGGACACTCAATACCTACATGATCTGAACTCTGAACTATCGATATGGTGCAATACATAACCTTTCATAAGCTAATATAACATGAGCAATATCTCACttcctttattatttattgcagacaagtgtgtgtgcgctcttcattttttatatgttttatgttattctgttttaatgCACCTTACAGAAGTAGCAAGCACAATTTCATTGTATAGGTGTCTATACAATGACAGTAAAgactatcttatcttatcttaattaTAGAGAGTTTACACATTGTAGTgtactgtttaaatgttttatatttcaaatACTAACCTTGggatatttcttcttttttttttttagatcagCCACTTTGCCACTTGTGCTTGTCTCAGTGATAAAACCAAGTACCCATCCTTCCTCAGGACAATACCCAGTGACGACTACCAGAGCAGAGCCCTGGCACAGTTGGTCAGACACTTTGGTTGGACTTGGGTCGGAGCTGTTAGAACAAATGGTGATTATGGGAACAATGGCATGGCCACATTTACAGAAACAGCCCAGCAGCTGGGCATCTGTCTGGAGTactctgtgtctttgtttaGAACAGATCCACcagacaaaatacaaaagatAATTGACATTATCAGAGCTTCCACTTCCAAGGTGATTGTCACTTTCCTCTCCCCTGCTGATATCGACATGCTAATATACGAGATGTCTCACCACAACTTGACTGGGTACCAGTGGGTAGGGACTGAGGCCTGGATTTTTGATCCCCAAACTGCAGCCATGGATAAGCATCACATTCTGGATGGTGCCATAGGCCTGTCCATCCCCAAAGCACATGTCAGTGGCATGAGAGAGTTCATGTTGGATGTGAAGCCTCTCAATTCATCTGGTGATGAACTATTTACACAGTTTTGGGAGAAATTATTCAGCTGTAAGTTCAAGCAGTCAAAGTCATCAGCAGAGAATCAGAGAGAATGTACTGGACATGAAGATCTGACTGGAGTGCAGAACAGCTTCACTGATATGTCGCCCATGCCGATCTTTAACAACATCTATAAAGGAGTGTATGCTGTGGCCCACGCACTTCATCGAATTCTCAGTTGTAATAAAACATGTAACAACAAGGTGCCGCTTGATCCATTTACGGTGAGTTCATAAATAATTTATCAGTCTTTTATACTATATTGCCATTAGGCCTTCCAGATGTGTGTCAGAAAATGATCTACATTGAgccatttctctttttttttccagattttacaacacataaaaatgattcatttcaaaacaaaggaAGGAGATGATGTTTACTTCAATGAAAATGGAGACCCAGCAGCAAAGTATGAAATTATAAATTGGCAGCCAATAGAAAATGGTATTGTGGACTTTGTCACAGTTGGTTTTTATGATGCATCTTTAcctgcagacaaacagctgaATCTGCAAAATAAGTCTTTAATTTGGGCAAACAACTCACAGCAGGTAAGCTACTGGAATAGTTACACAGTCCATTTCAATTCTTATTGTGCTTGGATCATAATGTTTGTTATCAATCTATCACAATAGATAATAGAGGCTTGCAAAGATGGCAACTTGTCAAAGTGAATGCCCAATGAACATTTTTCTCATCAGGTGCCTGTGTCACTTTGCAGTAAAAAGTGTCCTCCAGGAACTCGCAAGGTTCTCCAGAAAGGAAAGCCTGTCTGCTGCTATGACTGTTTAACATGTGCAGAGGGAGAAATAAGCAACATTACCGGTGTAGTATTATTTTGTCCttttaaaatgatatttaataaaaaaaggtttaaatgtTCAGCTTGCTCAAACTAGCAGTCTTTAATTTGTTTCCCACCTCCTCATAGTAAGCAGGCAGATTATTGCAATTATTGAGGTAGAGAGTGAATGAAATTGTGTGTGCAATTGGACTGAAAAttgacatttgaaaaaaagaaaaagttacaATGCTCAGTTATTAGAAACAAATATGTGTACAAcgaaaacaaataaaacctcAATTCATGAATTTAACCTATTCATCGTGACGCTTGTACTCACAAATCCAAATCATTCATGATGGTACCATGCAACTGTCATACAGCTGTCCATTTATTATCCAGTAATTATGTGCTGTATGTCTTGTATGCATGGAAAATAAGCAATATagtgacaaaaacatcaaatgtACAGAGCAAGTCTAACACCtgctttaaaatcatttttcagATTCTATCACCTGTGTGCAATGCCACCCTGAGTTCTGGCCAAATGAGAGAAGAGATGCCTGTGTAAAGAAGGAGGCAGATTTTTTATCATATAAAGAGATAATGGGAGCACTGCTCACTGCAGCGTCCTTGCTGGGAACATGCATCACTGCTGTTGTGGCATCCATTTTTTTCAGATACAGCAAAACTCCTGTTGTCAGAGCCAACAACTCTGAGCTGAGCTTCCTGCTGCTCTTCTCCTTgactctgtgtttcctgtgttctcTGACCTTCATCGGCCGGCCCTCTAAGTGGTCCTGCATGCTGCGACACACAGCATTTGGCATCACCTTTGTTCTCTGTATCTCATGTGTTCTGGGGAAAACTATAGTGGTGTTAATGGCCTTCAGGGCAACACGTCCTGGTAGTAATGTGATGAAATGGTTTGGGCCTGCACAGCAGAGGCTCACTGTTCTGGCATTCACTTTTGTACAAGTTATCATATGTATCCTCTGGTTAACAATTTCACCTCCTTTTCCATTCAAGAACTTTAAACAATTTGAGGACAGAATCATCTTAGAGTGCACTCTGGGTTCAGCTGTAGGCTTTTGGGCTGTTCTTGGGTACATTGGACTTCTGGCCATGTTATGTTTTATTCTTGCTTTCCTGGCTCGGAAACTGCCTGATAATTTCAATGAAGCCAAATTTATCACTTTTAGCATGCTGATATTCTGTGCAGTATGGATTACCTTTATTCCAGCATATGTCAGCTCCCCTGGGAAgttcagtgttgctgtggagatATTTGCTATTCTGGCCTCCAGTTTTGGACTGctcatttgtatattttttccaaaatgttatATTATCTTAGTCAAACCTGAGAAGAATACAAAAAAGAATATGATGGGGAAAGGGGgaccaaaaacattttgaaaacttAAAATATCATTATGGAAAATGCCATCACAATTTTGTCATAAGAATTAAAGTTAACAGCTTTAAATACAACTTGATCAACAATTATATAAACTTATATGGTTTGAActatatatttgattttttgtgagtgtgtgtgcgtgtgtattttGTACTGCATTTAGACTTTAAAGAAGCTGTAGGCAACATTCAGAGCACTGatgtagcagcaaacaactattttctttgtaaagATACagttgaaaatgtgtttgctgttaTCAAAGCATTATTGTTCATTGTCATGGTAGCTGATCTGGCTGCATGTATATCTTATTGCATGTCAGTCCCTATGTCTGGGACACATACATAGGCCATAGGGATTATTATCAATGTCCCTATATTTCCAAGTGTGTATTGCCTTGTCTGAACCATGCTTGGGAACAAAAAATTTGCATCCCCCTGGCTACGGGCAAACTAAaccatcattttttttatttttttttatttctttaactcTGGGCTATATCATGGTGACAGCAGGCGGAGCAAGGCTTTTCATATGTCCCTCTTTCTGTAACCTTTTCTGGTGTTTCCATGTCAGTGTCATGATCCTGTTTTCAGTTAGTTAAGTTACCCATTTCGtgttcatgttttgtgtcttgtcttgtacttcctgttttattttgaagattcacctgtctctccttgtctccgtaggttttacttcctgtctggcGCTGTCACACCTGTTTCCTGATTGTTCCTCCCCAGCTGTGTCTCATCACCCCCTATCACCTCATATTTAATCCTCATGTCTTCCCCTGTCTTGTTGCCAGTTCGTCGTACGTCACAGTCTTCGTCCCAGCACTCTTTCTTGTCTCGTCTTGCTGGTAATCACAGTTTTGTCATTGATCTAGCTTTTGCCTCTTGATTTGGATATCTTAGCCTGTCTTGTTTTATTCTCTGTGTACCAAACCCTCCCTGTCTTTTGTAATAAACCTTGCTCTTGTCAAACCGGAGAAGAATTGAGCCTTTGTGTCCCTTCTGTGCCACGTTTATGACAGTCAGATGGGATATGCACTCCCTCCACCATGTTCCGGGTCTACCCCAgggtctcctaccagttggacatgcctgaATAACATACAAAGTAAGGTGTCCAGAGGCATCTTGATCAGATCCCCAACCACCATAACTGGCCTTTTTGTTGCAAAGGAGCATTGGCTTGACTCttagctccctctggatgtctgagtgCTTCTCCCAGTCTCGACGAGTGAGCCCAGCCATCCTatagaggaaactcatttcagccacttgtatccacaatctcatgcTTTAATttactacccaaagctcatgaccatcgGTAAGAGTTGGAATGTACTAGATTGATTGCAAAGTACAAACCTTTGCCGtatggctcagctccctctgcaCCACAACATTGCAATGTCCCCATCACGCTGCACCAATCCACCTGTCAATACCATGCTACATTTTACCTTCACTTGTGAAGACCAGAACAAGTTGTCCTTCATTTGGGGCCATAACTCAGCTCCAACCAAGAGGGAGTAATCCAGCATgtttcagcagcaaaacatgGCCTCAAACCTAGAGGTTCTAACTAACCAATCCCTTAGCACTTAGCTCAGCAGTCTTGTGAATCcattagaaaaaacatcatctcAAAGAACAGAAACACAATTTGGAGGACCCCAAACTGTACACTCTCCTTCCACTGACTATGCTTTGAGATCCTTTCcacaaaaatcacaaacagaTTTGGCAAAGAGGAACGTGTTCAAAACGTACTCTCAAGGAGTGAGCCTAGCCATCCTGTAgaagaaactcatttcagccacttgtattCACAATCTCATGCTTTCTCTCACCACCAAAACCACTGGTAAGGGTTGAAATGTAGATTGCCAAATCCAAAGCTTTGCCTtatggctcagctccctcttcaccacaatgttGCAATGCCCCATCATTCTACACCAGTCCATTTGTGCAACTCACACTCCATTTGACCTTCATTCATAAACAAGACCCCAAGTACTCTTTCATTTGGGGCTAAAACTCAGTTCCAATCCAAAGGGAGTAACCCACCATTTTTGGCAGCAAAATGGCCTCAGACCCAGAGGTTCTGACTCTAATTACAATCATTTTGCACTTGGCTGCAAATTTCCtgagtgcatgctggaggtcatggtctTATGAAACCAATAGAACAACGTCTTCTacaaataacagaaacacagttTGAAGGAACCTAAAGCTGACACTCTCCTCCCATTGGCGTCTTGAGATCCTGCCCATGAATTCACAAACAGATTCGACAAAGTGGTACAACCCGGAGgacaaaaactaacaaaacatgtttgactttgtgcTGAGAATACCCTGGTTGTACTGCAATGCCTGTAGGCTGGGGACAGGGTCATAAGTTATACTATACAAAGGGCAAATCTCACCCACACCTTATACCTTGCCATCAAGGAGCTTCTTGACTACCTGGGAACCAACTCCAGAAGATATGTTTGAGGTTATCCCTGAGTCTTAAACTCTGCCTCCTCCATAGACAACATGGTGGTTGAGTTCAGGACATCCTCAAAATGCTCTTTCCACCATTCAACAACACCCCCAGTTCAGGTTTGCAATTTTCCACCCCTTCCAAAAGTAGCCTGAATCAAACCATTCCCTTCTTGAGTCATCTAAGGGTTTAccagaacttccttgaggccCACCAAAAGTCCTTGTACATGACCGCTTCGAACTCCTTCCACACCCAGGCTTTTGCTTTGGTGACTTTCATAGCTTTTGCACCCCAGTACTTGACTTGTTTGTTGCTTCAGAAGACCCCTGGAAAACCAAGACCAGAAGACCTCTCCCTTTAGCTTGATGTTCTCCTTCAACTGCCCAGCAACAGTTAGCAACAACCTGGTTAAAAAAAGTACTGCATTTAGCAATTGAAAAGATGTTTGGgaacaaaacagagctaaaaggagagcagagggagaaatcAGCAACATTACAGGTGTAGTGATATTAAATGCAAGACAAAACTAAAGATTAATAAGGTGACATGTCAATTTTAGAAATGATTACCTTGTATTGTAATCTGATTTGAAAAGCATGCCATTTtttaaccaaacacacacacagaaaaaaatcagtatcattATATTAAAAATCTTTGCATCAAATATCCTAAACATATACCGACACATAATTCTGAAGTATGCTACATAATTGTATGCACAATCTTTGAAAAGCATATCAAGGTTAAAGCCCCAGTGTGAAAAATGTATGTAATTTGAGTGTATTTGAAATTTCATTGTTTATTGGAAAATGAGAAATCGCTGGTAAGATCAAAATCACCTTGTTTTCAGCCCATTCCTTCTTAGTCTTCTTTGGTCACAGCCATGGAGGGAGAAGGTAGGGATTGTGGCATATATTGTCAGCAGCAGTATATTAGTCAGTGCAGCCAATACAAGTCACAAGGTCAGAAATTACTAAAGATTCTGTAttatgtatataatgtatacaTATGTATTATGCTATACTATAGCATGCCACCATTTGCTATGCAAGGATATAGTGAAGTATTGGCATCTTGagcagaaaatgacatcacactacctgtgtgtgtttaatcaaagcttctctgtggtttgttgtggaaAGCCAGTCTGGTCGTGCGTGGAtgttagtgtatgtgtgtatcccCTTGGCCTgttcatcactgctgctttgcACATTGCTAATCTGACAGTTACTACTGCTGAATTGGGAGGGCGTCATCGTGGAAGCATAGTACCCGCCATCTGAGTCTTCTTTGtataacaccattagctctgtcagcagtgTTGACATTATCTAGTGGtggtttatggagttagcactgctagctgctagccatTTGCTTAGCCACGTCAATGTTTAAAACTGTGTCCTGACAAGTCATATGCTCTGAAGTTTGCAAAGAGCCACTCTAATTGTGAAGTAAATTTCAGAGTAAATtacaaaatgtttattaatattaaGGCCTGTATAAGGGCaatataatgacaataatcTGGCACAGAAAGTAATCAGAAAATACCCTCCTGTCAAAAACTCTGGAGTGAACTGAACATCAACATCACATCTACTAACTAAGTAGAATCCACTCAGCTAAATAAATCTGGAACTGAACCtcaaatcataaaaaatgtagCTAGGAGTGATTTTTATCTTTTGAGCTCCATGTAAAATGGTAAGAAGAGATGGGCAAcatctgtgttattgtgtttgaaatatgtatttcatttactttaaagtaaaattcaaatgtatttgAAACAAAGTTtagtgtttttgtatttttaaaattctcaaaaaaagaaaaaaaaaccattctcaattattcataaaacaaaaaactagaCTAGGTCAAAATCTAATATATTACTGGACTGTGTATGAAACAAGtcggggcttttattttgaaatgaggaatattcatttgaaacaggaagtggtggcATTCAGTCAGTCTCAGACTGACAGGCTTTCATTCTAGTGTTAACGGTGCAGTCAAGGTAGGAGAAGAGTAACGCACacgttgggattcacaggactaCATATGATTAtttgtcatttggtaaaatctaaactggagatTTAAAGACTTCCTtgtctgcatgctctttgtcttcaaacaaagacagctatttgacacccatctccaggaggtctcacctcacacctcagtgagacagaagtctcacaacttgattggacaggacttctacagtgacatgtgactctgtgatgtcacaggcctgTAGAAGACCTGCTCCCTTCCAACAgatccctctctttctccagctgctgaacagctcacacctctttccggctgggcctggaccaGCCCAGATGCTCAGACCCTTGCTCCTTGCCCTGAACCATCAAAGGTGAGGaaattgatcacagactctctaacCTGAACCAGAAAGTTAGAGgtgcaagcacaaggtttgcaactagctttccagcaacaaggaactaagtgagttagcacccagcgtctaactctgcaagaaCCCAGAGCGACTggcttcctcggatcagaacctttggaacaaggacacagcaaagactgcagctggaaccacagctcttcccagccttcttcttccagctaacaaagcagcacaccgccaagtgactctttctttcATCCACTCAAGaatcggtaatgtaacaacgGGGTATAGCttcatcacagctttacaggctaagcaagactgtttaacttgttgtatgtgtgGGAATGTGGAAAATGTACCCCTTTCCCTGGCTGATTGCCTGCAGTCAGAGAGCCTTTTGACTTGGCTGCAGCACCTGTTCATGGTGAActctcctctcacacaggtaTGCAGACTCATCGCTGTGGTGTTCACTCTGGTAATGTTTTAATGAGCGCAGCATAAGGTTGAACTTTTGTGATTTTAACTTTGCTAGGGTGACAGCCAGAAACAAGCGTCCTGCCCATCACAGGGGTACAGAGCGATATTGACGGTAATGCTTGAGTAGCTCAGGCTTGTGCTTGcctgttgtttgtgtctcacctgtgtaaCCACCTGTCTGTGTGCTGCAGATGCCCTTTGTGTCTATAatatttttaaactgtgtgtaaC
Coding sequences within:
- the LOC126401520 gene encoding extracellular calcium-sensing receptor-like, which codes for MLSMQRWPEKCWALLRLLLVVSVSQAEELVCRRRGDPENPQLSTDGDIMLGGIFPFHSSWKTREDTYMHKPLPLQCTSLNFRGFQYAQAMRFAIEEINNRTDLLPGISLGYKIYDACRSMVRAVRVTLALTNGNEVLSAPWKAPCARPAQVQAIIGEASSSPSMAIATVIGPFHMPMISHFATCACLSDKTKYPSFLRTIPSDDYQSRALAQLVRHFGWTWVGAVRTNGDYGNNGMATFTETAQQLGICLEYSVSLFRTDPPDKIQKIIDIIRASTSKVIVTFLSPADIDMLIYEMSHHNLTGYQWVGTEAWIFDPQTAAMDKHHILDGAIGLSIPKAHVSGMREFMLDVKPLNSSGDELFTQFWEKLFSCKFKQSKSSAENQRECTGHEDLTGVQNSFTDMSPMPIFNNIYKGVYAVAHALHRILSCNKTCNNKVPLDPFTILQHIKMIHFKTKEGDDVYFNENGDPAAKYEIINWQPIENGIVDFVTVGFYDASLPADKQLNLQNKSLIWANNSQQVPVSLCSKKCPPGTRKVLQKGKPVCCYDCLTCAEGEISNITDSITCVQCHPEFWPNERRDACVKKEADFLSYKEIMGALLTAASLLGTCITAVVASIFFRYSKTPVVRANNSELSFLLLFSLTLCFLCSLTFIGRPSKWSCMLRHTAFGITFVLCISCVLGKTIVVLMAFRATRPGSNVMKWFGPAQQRLTVLAFTFVQVIICILWLTISPPFPFKNFKQFEDRIILECTLGSAVGFWAVLGYIGLLAMLCFILAFLARKLPDNFNEAKFITFSMLIFCAVWITFIPAYVSSPGKFSVAVEIFAILASSFGLLICIFFPKCYIILVKPEKNTKKNMMGKGGPKTF